A region of Novipirellula aureliae DNA encodes the following proteins:
- a CDS encoding helix-turn-helix domain-containing protein, with product MAVRLPHFSPKQIADALQVSESSIKRWCDRGDIPTIRTLGGHRRITIEGLQQFLRDTDRVLVNPDVLGLPSLAPGRDDRIPGEQDPNQCEFRCALVAGDFEKCWKLLENRIETGVSRWQAAESLITDAMYGIGEAWGCNELDVYQERRACDLCIKLIVRLVEQIAAPSKGAPVAIGGAPEGDHYQLPTALVKLALREAGWKAINLGSNLPLDSFLQAAHDYKAELVWMSISAIQEPERFIAEENRLARLLGDHVSLFIGGQALSVSFRARLRYTVCCESLRQIVDFSTITRSSSPHERVVR from the coding sequence GTGGCAGTTCGACTTCCCCATTTTTCGCCAAAACAAATTGCGGATGCTTTGCAGGTTAGCGAATCCTCCATCAAGCGATGGTGTGATCGCGGTGATATTCCGACCATCCGAACGCTTGGCGGGCATCGCCGAATTACGATTGAGGGACTTCAGCAATTTCTTCGCGATACCGACCGCGTGCTGGTCAATCCCGATGTGCTGGGTTTGCCATCCCTGGCGCCGGGACGAGACGATCGGATCCCTGGTGAGCAAGATCCGAACCAATGCGAATTTCGTTGTGCTTTGGTAGCGGGCGATTTCGAGAAGTGTTGGAAATTGTTGGAAAACCGAATTGAGACTGGCGTCTCCCGTTGGCAAGCTGCCGAAAGTTTGATCACCGACGCAATGTATGGGATTGGCGAGGCTTGGGGTTGCAACGAGTTAGACGTGTATCAAGAACGTCGCGCCTGCGATCTCTGCATAAAGTTGATAGTAAGGTTAGTCGAACAAATCGCAGCGCCATCCAAGGGGGCACCGGTGGCGATCGGCGGGGCACCTGAGGGAGATCATTATCAATTGCCGACCGCATTGGTTAAATTGGCACTCCGCGAAGCGGGCTGGAAGGCGATCAATCTGGGCAGCAATTTGCCGTTGGATAGCTTCCTGCAGGCGGCTCATGACTACAAAGCTGAATTGGTTTGGATGAGCATTTCGGCGATCCAAGAACCGGAACGATTCATCGCCGAAGAGAACCGATTGGCCCGGTTACTGGGCGATCATGTTTCGCTATTCATTGGCGGACAAGCGTTATCGGTTTCGTTTCGAGCAAGACTTCGCTACACCGTCTGTTGCGAGAGCCTTCGTCAAATCGTTGATTTTTCAACGATCACTCGCTCCTCCTCGCCGCACGAGAGAGTCGTGCGCTAA
- a CDS encoding dual specificity protein phosphatase family protein — MPTVSESNLNPPLSRSKRLYAQSVFYPTLAWNYTLGRILHIRRWWDYIDSHVIVGAYPFARDVPRLAAEGVKAVVNTCEEYPGPLLAYESFSIEQFWMPTTDFTHPSLENVSEAVEFVEQHAKQNQTVYIHCKAGRARSATVAMCWLLKYRNQSIAEAQRTLLKARPHINPRLGQRPVVKQYAKQLGRR; from the coding sequence ATGCCAACCGTATCCGAATCCAATCTGAATCCCCCATTGTCGCGATCGAAGCGTTTGTACGCTCAATCGGTTTTCTACCCGACCTTGGCTTGGAACTACACCCTCGGCCGAATCCTTCACATCCGACGTTGGTGGGACTACATCGATTCGCATGTGATCGTTGGCGCCTACCCGTTCGCTCGTGATGTTCCTCGGTTGGCCGCCGAAGGGGTCAAGGCAGTCGTGAATACTTGCGAAGAATACCCTGGTCCGCTCTTAGCCTATGAAAGTTTCAGCATTGAACAATTTTGGATGCCGACGACCGACTTCACTCATCCGTCGCTTGAAAACGTCAGCGAAGCGGTCGAGTTCGTTGAACAACACGCCAAGCAGAACCAAACGGTTTACATTCACTGTAAAGCAGGCCGCGCCCGTAGTGCGACCGTAGCAATGTGTTGGCTGCTCAAGTACCGGAATCAATCGATCGCGGAAGCCCAACGAACGTTGCTGAAAGCCCGCCCGCATATCAATCCTCGTTTGGGCCAGCGACCGGTGGTGAAACAGTACGCCAAGCAATTGGGGCGTCGTTGA